A stretch of Tenrec ecaudatus isolate mTenEca1 chromosome 2, mTenEca1.hap1, whole genome shotgun sequence DNA encodes these proteins:
- the LOC142440943 gene encoding large ribosomal subunit protein eL39-like produces the protein MSSQKIFRIKRFLVKKQKQNQHIPQWTQMKTGNKIRSNSKRRHWRRSKLHL, from the coding sequence ATGTCTTCTCAAAAgattttcaggatcaagagattcctggtcaAGAAACAAAAGCAGAATCAGCACATTCCCCAATGGACTCAAATGAAAACTGGTAATAAGATCAGgtccaactccaagagaagacattggagaagaagcaAGCTGCATTTGTAA